A stretch of Glandiceps talaboti chromosome 18, keGlaTala1.1, whole genome shotgun sequence DNA encodes these proteins:
- the LOC144449635 gene encoding palmitoyltransferase ZDHHC5-like, whose translation MACCKKKCKPSTQYIPVTFAYSLLLGCTTLFFAFPCPELTSNYSIAIPIYEGILSLFVLANFFLATCMDPGIYPKSPGDEDKDDDFKAPLYKTVEIQGIQVRMKWCTTCNFYRPPRCSHCSVCNNCIERFDHHCPWVNNCVGKRNYRYFFQFLLSLTIHIFSVFAFTLVYVLDNTDNLATPHNIICIINMVIIGLCAVPVVGLASFHLVLVSRGRTTNEQVTGKFHSGHNPFTKGCRNNFSSALCSPQYPSYMKHVKRKNKTLSVRAEYRPTPVSDSQVNLRIEGNGLPPKPRNDIYKSPSSHRNRDRVMSPREQSSEFSRSSDSVANRPNTVIVKKHSTTSSEQLSTPRSPNSPMSGSGFLSPTSPTAHSDFPRQPSQTSVASSSSRTSGYDPARMRRPISFITALEMSEEADHMKTKQVRSSNASGVGRGGASTSGGGRYGTSNSSSRYTTNTPMRNQVTSPNENNKHFDGPYEISV comes from the exons ATGCCCAGAGCTGACTAGCAATTATAGTATAGCTATTCCCATCTATGAAGGCATTTTGTCACTCTTTGTACTAGCAAATTTCTTCCTTGCAACATGCATGGATCCTGGCATTTACCCAAAAT CACCTGGAGATGAAGATAAAGACGATGATTTCAAAGCTCCTCTTTATAAAACAGTAGAAATTCAGGGTATCCAAGTGCGGATGAAATGGTGCACAACATGTAATTTTTACAGACCGCCGAGATGTTcacattgtagtgtttgtaATAATTGTATAGAG AGATTTGATCACCATTGTCCATGGGTTAATAATTGTGTTGGAAAGAGGAACTACAGATATTTCTTCCAGTTTCTATTGTCTCTGACAATACACATCTTTTCAGTATTTGCATTTACCCTAGTCTATGTACTAGATAACACAGACAATTTAGCAACACCACATAATATCATATG TATAATAAACATGGTGATCATAGGGTTATGTGCAGTACCAGTGGTAGGCTTAGCAAGTTTTCACCTTGTGCTGGTGTCTAGAGGAAGAACAACAAATGAACAG GTGACTGGTAAATTTCATAGTGGTCACAATCCATTTACTAAAGGGTGCAGGAATAACTTTTCAAGTGCATTGTGTAGTCCACAGTATCCAAG TTACATGAAACATGTAAAGAGGAAGAACAAGACATTGTCTGTGAGGGCAGAATACAGACCTACACCAGTATCAGATAGTCAAGTTAACCTTAGGATAGAAGGCAATGGATTGCCACCTAAACCtagaaatgatatatataaG AGTCCCAGTTCTCACCGAAATCGAGACAGAGTGATGTCTCCTAGAGAACAGTCCTCCGAGTTCAGCAGGAGCAGTGACTCGGTAGCTAACAGGCCTAATACTGTGATTGTGAAAAAACATTCCACAACATCATCAGAACAATTAAGTACGCCGAGGTCACCAAACAGTCCTATGAGTGGGAGCGGCTTTCTATCACCAACATCGCCAACCGCTCATTCTGATTTCCCTAGACAGCCTTCGCAAACAAGCGTGGCGTCTTCAAGCTCACGGACTTCGGGTTACGATCCGGCCAGGATGCGAAGGCCGATCTCTTTCATTACAGCTCTAGAAATGAGTGAGGAAGCTGACCACATGAAAACTAAGCAGGTTAGAAGTAGTAATGCCAGCGGTGTTGGTCGCGGTGGTGCTAGCACAAGTGGAGGTGGAAGATACGGAACTAGTAACAGTAGTAGCAGATATACAACAAACACACCTATGCGTAACCAAGTTACATCGCCCAACGAAAACAACAAACACTTTGATGGTCCTTATGAAATATCTGTATAA